In the Meiothermus sp. Pnk-1 genome, CAGTATAGACCTGGGACCTTTGCATACCGCCCAGCAGGTCATCCAAACATCCTTGGTCTAGTTCTTACTGTTAGACTTAAGTCCATGAACAAGGTTCGTTTTTTGTTAGCGTTAACTGCATTGCTATCAGCTTGTTCTGTCAGTCCCAGCAAGGTGAATCTTGGTCAGGAACGACCCGACCCTGATGCTGTCACTGTTCAGTTCGATCCCATAGGAGGTACGGCTGGGGGTGTAAGCGCACAGGGGATCGACATCAGCCTATGCGTCTTCACCCTGAATTATCCGCACCAGTCGGGGTACAATCCTACCGAAGTCAAAGCCGATGCCATCGGTCGATGCCCGCCCAGCAGTGAGCCCTTCCTCCTCACAGCGTTCCTGGAGCTAGAACGCAACCAGGGCGGGGTCTGGACCAAGGTTGCCACCGGCCCCCGGGTCCGTAAGGAGGTGGGAGCGGCAGGTGCGACCTGGAGGCAGTACGAGCTGGTCGTTGTGGCCACTTGCCGTGACGGAGTCTACCGAAGCAAGCTCAACATCGAGGCGGTCAACCCTGATGGCGGGGTGATCGCGATTCCGCTAGCACGGCGGTACTCCAACGAGCGCAATGTTCAGTGCAGACCCCGCGCAGTATCGTTGGTGGTCGATGATACCGGCTCAATGGGCAGCGTCATCGGAGCGGTCAAGGCTTCCCTCGCCGGGTATATAAATAGCATCCCTGAGGACGAGTACACCCTGTGGAACCTGATCACCTTCAAAGACGACGTCAGGGTCCTGGGCACCACCACCGACCGCAACGCCATCCTTGGTTGGGTAAATGGCCTCTACGCCTGGGGTGGCGATGACTGTCCCGAGAACGTGCTAGGCGGAATCAGCTCGGGGATCTTGGCCCTTTGGCCTTATGTGGACCACACTCGAGATCTGGTGGTAATCACCGACGCCTCAGCCCAGCCCGGCGACGTGAGCGGGATCCTCGCGGTGGCCAAGCTCAACAATGTCCGGGTGAACGTGCTGCTCTCAGGGGATTGTGGTCTCCCGCCCGCTTCGGTATCCAGCCGGGCAGGCATTGGCGTTCAGAGCGTGAGCACAACGGCGCTTTCTAGCCAGGTCGTGCTCAAGCGCATCGCCGAGGAAACCGGGGGCAAGTACTTCTACCTCCCCGGCGGAAGCCAGTCCGATTTCGAGTATGCCCTGGGTGAAATCTTCAACAACATCCGGGACACCGACCCTTCCACGGTAGACCGTGAGCCCCCCAGTGTTACCGTGAGCGTTACCCCATCTACCCTCTGGCCACCCAACCACAAGCTGGTCGAGGTCAAGCCTGCTGTAAGTGCCAGCGACAACCTCGACCCTACCCCAAGGGTGGAGCTGGTCGGGGTGAAGGTAAGCGAGCCCGACGACGGCCAGGGCGACGGGAACACCGCTGATGACGTGCAGATCACCACTAACGGCCGGATCTTCGTGCGGGCCGAGCGCAGCGCCCAGGGCAACCGCCGCG is a window encoding:
- a CDS encoding VWA domain-containing protein, with translation MNLGQERPDPDAVTVQFDPIGGTAGGVSAQGIDISLCVFTLNYPHQSGYNPTEVKADAIGRCPPSSEPFLLTAFLELERNQGGVWTKVATGPRVRKEVGAAGATWRQYELVVVATCRDGVYRSKLNIEAVNPDGGVIAIPLARRYSNERNVQCRPRAVSLVVDDTGSMGSVIGAVKASLAGYINSIPEDEYTLWNLITFKDDVRVLGTTTDRNAILGWVNGLYAWGGDDCPENVLGGISSGILALWPYVDHTRDLVVITDASAQPGDVSGILAVAKLNNVRVNVLLSGDCGLPPASVSSRAGIGVQSVSTTALSSQVVLKRIAEETGGKYFYLPGGSQSDFEYALGEIFNNIRDTDPSTVDREPPSVTVSVTPSTLWPPNHKLVEVKPAVSASDNLDPTPRVELVGVKVSEPDDGQGDGNTADDVQITTNGRIFVRAERSAQGNRRVYTVTYRATDASGNTGYGSADVVVPHDRSGK